A segment of the Solanum lycopersicum chromosome 9, SLM_r2.1 genome:
AgacctcttttttttatttcttcccaATTCATTCGTGAATAATAATTCAAGGGCGTGAAGCGAGTACTTATAGCTGCTTCGCCTGCTTCTTATTATGGCGGCTATGTTTTCGTGGCGAAAATGAACGAAAAGCGAGATGAGCGTGCTATTTTCAAATCGATTGATAAATAGCCTGATCTGTTCTGATAGAGTCTCATCTGGGTGGCTGATTCAGTCGCTTTCGAGAACTCAGATTTGTGAGTTTCCCACCTCCATTAGATTGACTGGCAGATTAGttgttcaattaattagttaatccTTCACTTGAATTGTGAATTAGTGTGTTAGTTAGTTAGGCTTTGTTTTCTGTGCATCAAGATTAGTTAGATTAGAATCTAGAATCTTCCTACATTGCTGTATAAATAAGGTGTGATCAACATGAAGTAATACAATTTTCATTTTCCAAATCACAGAGtcttcttctcttattttctCATCTCAGTTTTTCTGTGTTCATCAATGGAGAAATGATATGCTCCAGCTACTCTGTTTATCTCAATAGAATCTGCCTTTTCATGTTTACAGCCTTCATGATAAGTCGTTATTTACATAGGTTTAAGTTTAAGATCCCTTGACATGACACatatgttatgatttttatttcatttttttaacattattattattattattgttattattattataaaaatttgtgatgatttaaagaaatatgtgaattatatgaaatattattacttatgggtgtaaaatataaattaattttgttttaatttttgtaagtataaaaacattaaattaatcaactttttatcatgttaataGTTATAAGGGTATTTCAGGTGTTTATGAAACAATTTTATCTAAACACATAATTActtattctaaaaataaaatttcaacactttcaaaagtactttctAAAAGTTGCTTTTTTAAATCCATCCAAACGGCTCTTCCTTTAAATATTTTCCCTCGtgttaaaaaagtaaaagttaTCAAAACTTTCCAGTGTTTTTCATGTCTCTTGTTGAGTTTAAAGTGTCTAGATGGATAACTCGCTGTCCTTAGGCGTATTCTTGAGATTTGCTCTCATATACGCCTAAAGGCTTCGATTTCCCTTTTTAGTTGTTCTGCTGCCAAAGGATAATGTTTTAGCTTCGGTTGTTCTTTCTttggttatatttaaaaataataataatgaaaaaataattttggcaGCATCTGTCTGTATTGTTTTAGGCCATATTGCTCAGTTGGGTATGAGATCTTCGGATAATTTGAACTCCTTAATGCTCAAGAAATAGCTATGATTTTAGTTCCATCGATTTATCTTGGATTGATATTTCTCTTCACTGATCTTGTCTTAGTACCAATTTATGTTCACTTTTTTGGTTTTTCCTTCTTGTTACAGTGCTAAAACGTGCATGGGTCTAAGCATTTAGTTGGAACTTCTATAATCTGATTCTATGATAACATTTAGGAATTGTTTGTTATGCGTACCTACAAGTTGCGTTAGCCTGTTAAGTTATGATACATAGGTGTATCTGCAGCATGTTGATTTATCTTTAGTTTAACGACCATTTGCGAGTGGTTTGAGTCTCATGTTATTTGGTTTCTGCACTAGTCTACAGAGATGAGAGAATGATTTTGTGGCTTAGTTGACTGCAACTAATGAAGTTTACAGAACATGTTGGTTGATCGAATATATTTTGGGCCTAACCAAATTATCTTCTCCGATTCATGGAACCCATTTTGTTTGCCAAATATTATTCGATCTATTAATTTTTCCTCTTTAGCTTAAGGTGTTAAGTTATAAATCCATGCCaacatttattattttgggaTCGCTAATACGGTTTCGGAATATTATTGAGTGCTAATTTTATTTCGTTATTTTAGTTGCATGTAAAAATCTGTTGTCCTGTGGACTTCTCCCTCGCATTTTTCTTGGGCCATGGAGGCCTCCCAACTTATTTCTTTCACCGAGTCGATCAACTTGTAAAATCAACGTACAGATCCCAAGTTAAAAGAAAGCGACGTACAGGTCGAGAAAATTCAAGAGATTGAGCTAGAGAGcccaaatttatattttttaaatattgtattttgttattatggggcataagcccttgtcattttgtatttattatttttgctagAATTAGGACAGGTACCAAATAGATTGGGCTTAAGGCCCAAAAACAAAATGAGTCCAAATACCGATCCAGGTGAACATAAATTGGACTTGGACCCAACTCTccctctatctctctctcttttacTTTATCGGttatgtttttttgttattatttgtcGTTAGTCTTAGGGTTAAAAAACACGAATCCCGCGCAAGACGCTATTTTGTTTTAACGATTTAACTAAATCAAGCATGACTAATGAATTTAACTAAGTAAATTTGCAAGTCTAATAATTCACTTAGAAGATAGGCTATTATTCCACTTGTAacaatttctaaatattttcaatCCAAATAAAGTTAGTCGCCGGATAATCGCGATTTATCGAATATTTTAGGTATCGTAAAAAActtcctaaaatataaacaaGAATTCTCGTACCCCTTTTGAACTCTTTCAAATGATTTCCTGTTTTAGTCAATTGGAAGAAcgatttttcttaatttttctataaaattaagtggcgactcttaTAATCAGtcctaaatttattaaaaaatatttttattttgcgaaataaaatattcataatgaatattttgattttgttgaggcattaaaaaaattggatttACGAGGTCAGTTATGAATGATACAAAAGTGAAGAGATCGTCGTTGGtgaaaatatttcattcatcAACTTATTTCAGCTATTGCGATATTGAtgcattaagaaaaaaatttgaaatctgATACATGATATAAAGTAATTCTTCTCCATTAATTACTAGGAATGATGTGTGAGTAATAAGTTCGTACGTCGAAGTAAAGAAACATAGGGTTGGATAGCTCGCTTGGAAATCTGATACATTATCTGGAAAAATTGTGTGTCAAAGGTTTAGAAGAAATACTGAAACTCTTGATATGAATATGTAAGTTATGATACATTAATAGTAAACTAAGAGTGTGTATAGTAATTTCGTGAGTTATGGTgtgattattattttgtattagattatatattatgatgtatGCACTAAAGGGATTAACAAGGAGTTGTGTCGGATACATTTATATAACTAACATATGTAAATTACTGTTTTGTATAAAATGTATCAGGTTAATATTGTGTATTTGATAGACAATGTAAATATATATCAATCAAAATATACAAAGCAATTGTAGTAATTAAGAAAATGTGAATGATACATCACCTTTTTTCATCTCAATATGTCAATGATGTATctgataaataatttgtgacatgttgtattttaaaaaaatcaaatttgaatgTATCACATTCTGATAAAGAGTTTAGTGTATATGATACATATCACATTCTGATAAAGAGTTTAGTTTATATGATACATAAGTGTTTGCAATACATACATTGTTCTGACTTATATCTATCGTATCATATACATTATGTTATAACTAATGAGTTCTTTATAATGACATTTGAATCAAAagtgttatgaatatgatgcTCGTCATTATGACAACTCTCAAGATCActataattaaaatacaaaatataaaaatttacatgatataattaaaacaattatattcaaattcaaacataataTGAAACAATTTTAGAGTAACACTCTAAAACTTAAGTATGATTgtcttaaacaaaaaaaaaataagcaaagGGTGTCTATTCATTGATACGTGATCACTATTCAATATTAACCAAATCATCTTGTTGCGGTGGAGTAAAGCGACCCTTGAGCTTTAGAGGATCATTTTTATCGCTTTGACTTAGCCTTTTCAGTATTGTATCTCCCTAATAATGCTTCATATCTTGTGTGAAGATAATCAACTCGGAAATCATTTGATGGGATGCTGATTTCGTCTAAGGAACTCACAAaagtaattataaaaagtatgaGAAACATGCcaagttaattatatgataCATAATTGTAACTACAAAGTACCTTAATGTGTCGTTGATTCATAATGATAAAAAGAGTAACTAATGCTCAATACAAATTGATGATCTATAAAATCtgacatatatttatatttgatattaaatgCTCACTAATTGAACATGATACAAAACTCTCCATCACTTAAACATTATACGAATAATGAATTACAgttaaattagtaattttttcatatatcttatgtgtgtatttgatatattttagtaAAGTTTGTGTATTTGATACACACTCTAATAATGCAGATTTTGAATGATATAACAATGaacattatttttgtatcaattaCTTCACATAGTTATAACAACTCCACACATGATACAAAAATGTCCACTGCTATTGAACATTacttttgtatcaataaattcaaaaattacaacaacttctcaaataatgaatgaaattaGTATAATTTGCATAAATCTCATAATAAGATCCTAAATtacattttatcaattaatttgaTACATGATTCtttgtttataaaataatagaatttaTGTATCAAGTATATTTATTGAGTAATGTGTACATGCACATAGTCTTCTAATTTAAATAAGTCTGAGCAAAAACGAAACGCTACAGATGCATAACAACAATTGATGCATGATAGATTGTACAATTTGAATGTGATATATTTAGCATGATTAGATTGTAATGTATCATAATGTTGAAAATAAagcattatatattaatttaagaaaataaaaataattaaatacattaaaaatctgAATCCacacatatattaaaaagatgaataagaaaaaattgaaaagaaaacaaCGATCAGATCTGCTTCCGtttctccttctccttttcAATATATCGATAATGTATCAGATTGTTGTTGCATTTGTGGTAGTCCATTGCACAACAAAAACTTTGTCAATACATTTTCATAACAAGTCTACCAGAAGTAACATTTGGAGCAGGACGAGATGAACCCCAATATCTCATATTACTATTAGAAGAATTTAGTTGAGTAACCCCAATACTAAAAGGGGCCTAGCCAATATGTATTAGAAGAAaaccaagaaaaagaaatagaagaaaacaACAATGAAGAAGACAAAACCATACCTATTCACAAGTTTGAAATTGACTgacttgagagagagagagagagaatccttttgaaaaaatttaattaatttaaaaatcataattgcTGAGAATGTGGAGTGAATTTAGGAGAGTAAAGAGGAGTGAAAAGGGGAGTAGTAAACGTGGATTTTGACTGATTGATcttatatattgaaatttttttaagaattgaGAGTAACAAGggatttatgaaatatttttaaaaagtagggAAATTAAAATGGAGAATAAAATAAGCAATGTTgtgtatataagtaatttatccattttttttattgaagcataattttattttccctaattatttaaaagaaaagaaagaaagcaaaaATACTAACGTGGACGACAACTACAAAGAGTAGTTGTGAAGCTTTTTCAACTAGCAATattaactttttgaaaaaaaaaacaaatttaccCCAGAATTATCATACATGATATCTAAATATcttctattatatttttaggaCATTGATGCCCTTACCATATAAATTTTGGGGTGCATAtatgtaacatctcgtaactcgaaatagctaagaaactaaaaataatcacttttgaaagaaaaaaaaggaaaatttggaaaaaaatttaagaaaatgagttttgatcattttcaaataGTCATCACTTCTACATGAGGATTAAGtagaggtagttcttgatatggttgaaaATCCCTTGGAAAGATATTTCCAAGGCCGCCGAGTTTGCGCATTTTCGATAcggtatgagggagatatgaccATCGAAAGTTGGATTATTGGACTGAGGAAAGCTCCAATTTGGACTTAAggaagggcaaactagtcttttcaccaatttatttcctattttattttagggatTTATTTGGGGGTAAAAACAAGTTTTAGTCAGAATGGAAAGTTTAACTGTTAGCTTAGggtttggagaagagagaaTAGAAGAATGAAAGggagaaagaacaagaattcACCAAGAACGCCAAGAAATTTCTAGTGAAATTCGTCAGGGGTGATCTTTAACAAGGGATGTGAGATCTTTtcgtgttgggttagttcacctaCACACCAACTTATTTCAATTCTGTGATTTTGAGTTATTACATGTTAGTATGTGAAGTTCATGATGAATCTTGTTGAATCCCCATTTGGTTGAGTTGTTTGAATGCCCATTGATGTTGattcataattttcaaattgtttttCGAGTTAGATCTGCTAGGTATTGATGATCCCAAGGGTTTGGGAATAAAACTCAAGGTGTTTAGAAGATTTGAGATCAGAAAACGAGTTGAAAACTTATCAGACGCAACTGGGCAGGGCCAGGTGCGTCGCGCCCCCATGGCGCTAGGAAGGCTGGGGCATTGCGCCCAAAATGAACCATAGTCTCTTGAGGTTGGCGCGGGGTGCCATGAATGCGGCCAAATCGACGTTTTTCCCCAGTTTTTGTAGTTTAGCCCTTTTAAGTCGTTCTAAGGTATATTAACACCTTTCAAAGATCTAACTActttaaatgatttctaaacacctagaaatcattaaaaaaacacaaatcatAACCATGAATCCATCAtccaattcaagaaaagctaaggcaaagtcaaagaagttatgagttaagtctagaagttaagaagtaagtcaaagcaaagttcttaaaggttttcaagagtctttactaaatgttttaacttcgttttaatactctaagtttcaagttaaagtaaagagtaacaagttgaagtctttccttcaaagtaagataagggaactaagtattcccaaagagttGATTAAGactaaaattttcaagttaagcaaaaagtaaaagttgagttcatttcaaaagttttagaaaactaagtattccttaaaagtttataaatgttttcacatttatgttaagaggaaactaagatttcccaaaagagttttgaacaagaaatgataacattgattccaagagagctttttaaagccaagtgttgagcaattatctcaacacaaagaaagaaagttgttttaaaaacataagctaaagtatattttggaagtagtattgagcactgatgtAGGGGTGAGGGTTCATATGAACTCAAATCTCAATGAAAATCATGTAATCATCATGAGTGTTAACGGGTCATACAAGTCTCCGTAACTTTTCCACTGGATAGTATTTTTGCTTTCCccttttgaatttgataaacATGTTGATGTACCCTAGTTTTTTTTATGAACTTCACTCTCCTTTTCTGTGTTATTTGTTTCTGGAGCATagtatcccccccccccccctccttgACTTATGATGTCCTTGCATTTTACAAACATCACAATAAAGAGGAACATAATCATATTTGATGCTCAGGAAGCTGGGGATGAAACTCAAATTGTTGAGTCAGGTGGACGGTTCAAAGATCTGGGGAGGCGGAGCAAAATTATAGTCGAGAAAATTAAGACTGGTGCTGTGAGGGGTGACGATCCAGTTTCTATTGATTTTGGTCTGGATGTGGACTCTAATCTTGGCACTCTTGATGCCTTATTTGCTAGTTTGTCAATGATTCTTGTCAGCGAGATTGATGATGAGACATTTATAATAGCAGCTCTGATGTTAATGCGTCACCCCAAATCAATAGTTTTATCCAGTGCCTTGTTTGTTATGACTATACTTTCCACCGGGCTTGGGAGGATAGTGCCAAATCTGATATCAAGGAAGCATACAAATAGTGCCGCTACAGTTGTTTATCCTCTTCTTCGGTCTTCGACTTCTCTACATTGCATGGAGATTCacagaaaaaagaaatagaggAAGTGGAAGAGAAACTTGAAGCTGGGCAGGGAAAAGCAGCTTTGAGGCGATCCTTTTCTAGATTCCTTACACCCATATTTTTGGAGGCCTTTATCTTGAACTTTCTGGCAACAATTGCTCTAGCTACACACAAAAACGCAATTGGAGTTGCTGTTGGGGCAACAATAGGACACACTATATGTACTCCAGTGGCAGTGATAGGTGGAAGCATGCTTGCATCCAAGATCTCACAACGAACAGTAGCTACAACCGGAGGCCTACTTTTCCTTGTCATCGTATTTCTATCCACCTCTATGATTTTGACTTCATACAATCTAATTCTTCACAAATCGCGTTGCTCCAACCTTTTCTCGGTTATTCCATAACCAGGCTTAACAGGAAAACAAATTATTTGTACTACAACCTTGATTTTTCTTTGTGTGTGTGTAAATGATAGTGAATATGTTTTACATGAATCAGAAAAATTGGCagttttcttatgttttaaaaaaaaaagatgtgtaACCATAGTAATTGATTTGGGAAAATCGTCTTTTAAATCTACCAAAAATTTTATCATAGCACAACTTGGTCTAGTTTTATTAATCCTGGCCAAGTCAAGTTGCATTGGTTTACCTACTGCCGGTGCTAAAGAAAgcagacatttttttttatcaaagtaGGTAGGTAAAAGGTTGGGAAAAGATACCCATGCTAGAGcttttgttgtttcttcattaacTTTGAACCTTGAATCATACATGAGTGTGCGCATAAGATACAAGTATCCATCCTTGGAGGCTCTTTTAGATATAAGATTAATGTAATATACTTGTTCAAATAATACCAATTTGATTATCAACCTTAAGATTATTACACTGTTGAGGAATAAGCGTTCCCAATTCCTCCATGTCTGCCATATCATAAGTGAAATTGACAATCACTGCAAATTGAAGGTTTTCAATCCTATTCATAATATCTACTTCTTTCCATTCCATTTAACATGTGGAACACCATGAAGGCCTCTCTTTATACTGAATCGATTCAGATTTTGGTGCTATCGATCCTACTAAAGCACTATAAGATTTGTCATTTTGCAAGCTAGGCCACCCAATTTTGTCAATAGGCCCGCTGATATTGGAGTTTCTGGTATTTGCCATTGAACCTACTGGCAATGCAGGGAAATCTGAAACGGAAAAGAGCAGACCAGACACTGTGGATGGCTGGCCGGCAGCAGCTCGCCGAAATCAATTTTCAGTACATTTTTTGGAGGCGTAACAGTGTATTCAGATCAATAGAAAATTTAAACCTTTCTCTTGATAATATCGTTTAAATATTCGTAACAGGAATAAGAGTGTGTATCTATCAACAATAGCGagtgaaagatgttaatatcattaggaaatacaactCTAATTcgacaaattaaatatattgttcCTCTTAAAACTCGAGGCGTTGGGTTCAGATTAAATCAAACATCCAAATGAATTACaacaaatcaataagaaaacCTAATAAACATAACTTGTCTCCGAACCAAAACACACCCGTCTAATAAGCCCAGCAGGCAGAAGTGAACACAATGTGAATTTAACTATAGTCTATGTATATACACTAGTCATGAACAATGGAATGAATGAGTATTGAAGCCTCATCTGTAGCTGGAACTGCATCATCTGATCAAAATCACATATAAAAACacttacaaataaataaaaattacgaaaacatgagaaaatcaaaaaacatttaaaatgagGATATCGAAGTATACCTGCAAGAGGAGTTGGCAAGTGAGACATAATATTATCCAAAACACTCCCACTTTCTTCCTCTGTTTTCTTCATCTCAACTTTTTCTATTTCTTGATTCTCTGCAGAATTTTCATTAGTTGGATGAAAAATATTGGAGATCAAATTGTTAATCATCCCTGCACTTCCATTACTATCATCAACACTTTTCTCCTTATCACTAGCCTCAAAAAGatcatttctttctttgtttttaggTTCCCCTGCTCTTGGACTCATTAAAttggaaaataaattattaataaccCCACCTTCTTTTCCATTTCTCATTTCTCCAACATTTTCTTGACTTTTTTCTTCCAATTCTTGATCTTCTCCAGAGTTGGAGAATCCAAAATTTGCAATATCACTCATATCATCTTCCATTTTTTCTCAGTTTGTTTAAAATGGTGATTATTGATTGAAATAGTTGTGATGAAGATGGACATATGTCATTTTTATATGGGAAAATCCTCCACGTATTTTGTGCTGAGTGTTTTAGTAGCCAATAAGGAAAATACATGTGAAACTTTCTTGGATTCTTCCCTTCCATATATTTTTTACTGGAAAAGTCGGTTCTGTTtctaatataaaaagataaaagagtACACTGCTGTTTTCCCCAAAAGGATAACTATTATTTCGTAATTTGAtttgacacaaaatttaaaaaataaaaataaaatttaaaattttttaatttaaaataaataaataaaaattcatctttctgtaaattattgtattaaataaaatcaatatttataatcaaataattacaaaaaataaaaatatgttagttTTTTGCGACTAACTAAAAGAATAGTAAACCACATataataaacaagaaaataatttttaataaaaaaaattcaaaatatatttaaactttaataataatttgCTATAACAATCCCAAATTTTAAACAACCCATCAGTGCAGTGGTAAAAGGTCTGCTCAAAGTTTAGGACTTTAGATCAATTTTGATCcaaattctaatatttttttaaaaaagattcctttctgattaaaaaaattatgcatatatattttcatcatctaataaataatttgttCTCAATGAGTGATGCATTATAACATTATTGTctaataaattatgtatatatttcgttaatattaaatttttaaaagaactctaaaatcatttttcacatttaaaaatatcatgtggtttaaaaaattacttcatCCATTTTGTGTATCTTACAAAAATACCTAAGTTTTAAggttattatattaaaatagctataaatatcatattttaaaaagaaatagctACAATTTAGGTTAAAGATGGTTGAATTCCATCTATATTTCgctttttttaaatacaaaaatacgtCCAAAATAATTTCTCACTAAGTGAGATTAATTAGTTATGTGTAACAGACAATACTATTTTTTTGCACTTAAAATCCACTAATTtgtcactttaaaattttaactgaGAGATTCTGATCagtttaaaaatagaaaatttgttc
Coding sequences within it:
- the LOC101262843 gene encoding uncharacterized protein, which codes for MEDDMSDIANFGFSNSGEDQELEEKSQENVGEMRNGKEGGVINNLFSNLMSPRAGEPKNKERNDLFEASDKEKSVDDSNGSAGMINNLISNIFHPTNENSAENQEIEKVEMKKTEEESGSVLDNIMSHLPTPLADDAVPATDEASILIHSIVHD